The stretch of DNA tttatagcttaaaatggattttgctcacacgtgattgggggctcgggttgactagtataaatataaaagcgATACACCACGTTTTTCAGATCGTgcctgagaaaaatttaatttccatatTAGCAACGATTTTTACTACTTTCAAGtcattcttattaattttttttatctataaatACTTATGGAAAATTGTCCACGAAATCATTTCCCTCAAACATACATTAGGTGCTGGTGATGTGGAAGAAAGTCGTGGCAAGTTTTTCAGTGTAGTGTCTTTGTTATGCAAAAAAGAAGATGTTCTGGACTCTTTTTGGGATTATCCTGGGATGTttccttggaggatttttgagattgataaaGAGATTGAGGTACTGGAACGAACGAGGTGTACCCTACATTGAAGCAAATTtaaactttacaaaaaatccGGTAACATCTTTTGTGACTGACTACGTGGAACTTAAGAAAAAAGCAggaaagtttccttttatTGGAATCTACGACTATACAGTACCAATGGCCATGGTAACTGATTTGGATTTCGCAAAGAAAGTCCTTGTGAAGGATTTCGCGTATTTTAGAGATCGAGTTgattattcaaatattaagGAAGATCCTCTATCAGGAGGACTTATTTTTACAAATGGTGAAGAATGGAGGATGTGcaggaggaaaattaataaaattttcacgtcAAACAATGTTAAAATATTCCACACCCCAATGGTGGATGCTGCAATGGAATTCCACAAACATATGGCAGAACATCTGGACGGAGATACTGATGCTAGTGATCTTATTCATCGTCAAACTGTGGAAATTTGTGgaaggattttctttgggACGACTTTCTCATCAATACAGGATCAAGAGGAATTTCGGAGCCTTTTAGgcgaaattaaaaaattgacgaATAATGTcttgatgtttttcttttttgcaactTGGTTTCCAACCCTgtgtagattttttaaaattaaagttgcAAATGCCACACATGCAAAACTATACACAAACCACATGGAAAAAAGTCTGCAACAGGTAGCGGAAAATGTCTCAGAAGAAATAACTATGGCAGgattatttgtgaaaaatcaacaatcGGGAAATTTAACATTCAACGAAACAATTGGATTCTTTTATACTTTCTATGGTgctcaatttgattttataaaaaacaCTCTAATCTATGTAATGTACGAATTGGCACTGAATCAGGAGATTCAAAATCGTGCTAGGGAAGTCATTTCGGAAAAACTTGACAAATTTGATGGTGAATGGAGCTTTGATGCGTGCTTGGAAATGAATTACATTGATCAAATTATCTATGGTAAGTTTGCATTATGCAAAAAGattgttttcttaattaaaagctttcttaCGGTGTGAAACAGAAACCCTCCGGAAGTATCCTATTTTGCATATCCTGACAAGAATTTGCAGACAAGACTACGCAGTTGAAGGTACAAGTTTCACCATTGAAAAAGGAACTCGAATGGTCATTCCCGTCTATAAAATTCATCATGATCCTGAAATCTATCCTGATCCAGAGAAATTTATTCCTGAACGATTCACAAAGGACGCAATCGAGGCTCGTCATTCCTGCGCATGGCTGCCATTTGGTGATGGTCCAAGGGTTTGCATTGGCAAAAGATTTGCAATAATGCAAATTCGAAATCAGCTAATGAGCTTCATTTCTACGTACCGCTTTTGTATTTCACCCAAAATGAAGGAACCacttcaatttgaaaaatttggaTTACATCTGCCAACAAATACTATGTGGCTTACGTTTGAAAGGatataatgaattttgaattaaaggGCGAAGGTTATGTTATGCAGGTCTAAGgaggaaattattaaaatgaaaatttagcgttaatattttttctgaaagGGTATATTTCTGGTAGAAACTCGcaagttttcaataaaacacTTCGACGTGTCCGAagttatgaaccatattcctatcttttaacacaggagtatgtttcataatcttcgggagcgtcgaCTTGCATAACCCTTTTTGATtatctcttaaaataaattaatcaatactTTGCGAAATATATGATAtgaatatacaaaaaaaaatacgtggtcttaagaaattcacaaaattcttcttatgTATTACCATTGATTCAATTCGCATTTAGACGAGTGTAgcccttgtttttttttttcattcccaaACAGCTGAGGAGTATTGGCGTACATCTCTCACACACTTGAGGAGCTTCTCATCCTTTGTTCCATTCACAAAAGTGCCatctcttcttttcaataattccTCCTCGATGCAATCTCAACAAAAGacttttcatcttctttttttttcaccttcgtcttttcattttaaatgtatttctCTTGCAACAATTGCGGTTTGCGTATTGCATTTTGGGACGCACATAGATGTTTTTTCTActataaaattctcaacagTAGCTGGGCTGCGATGGTGCATTCGGGAGCGTCTTAGCAGTGGCGTCTGCATAATGCAATTTTGTACCAAATGGGGACGGTCGGAgaatgaaaatgttaattgCAATTAGAGGCTGAATTATTCATTGCACGGCAGACAAATATATGACGATGACCAAGCAATTCTAACGAAGAGCACACGCCAACAACTCTTTAAGATGATCATTACGTTAATGGCGAAGCCCATTTGGTGCACTGGAAGGTGTTTCGCGCCAAAAAATCAACCCTTTTGctgctttatttttcttttcaatttttttttcgttaggGTGCACGAGAGCAGATGCAACTCACCATTTGAGGGGTTCACCTTCAGGTTTCTCACCCAAAAACCCCGCATGCGATCACGTTTCGAAGGGCTAAAAGGGTTGTTGTGTGCAAGATCTAGGCTAGTTTTCAAATGCAAtatctctctttttctttgcttctcCTTTCGATACGTCTCGGAGTCTTTTGAGATTCTTTCAGTGGTGcagcataaaagaaaaaagggggaaaatGTCGGCAAAGAAGTTGCTGTGGCACGGTGGAGTACATAAAGTATAAGAAAAACCAGTCGAGCATTTCGTCTTAAGTAGATTCACTGAAGCGACCTAATTTCAACCAATCCACCgtcaattttccatcaaacatttttttcgaaGTAAATTCTAATGCTGGAATGGCATCAGCTGCTGCTGCACTTCTCCACAAAACATAACTTCCAAATGCCTCTTTGGACTGAAGGCTGGTTTTTTCGAACTTcttctttatgaaaaatatttagccAGAGGAGTGTTGGTGTCGTTCcactaaaatgattttctcccCTCGTTATGATGGCTcacaaaaattgtaattacgtaattattattcaaattgaacAGTGCTGGGTTGAGGAGACACCCGGATCCCCCCACGTGGTTTTAGCTCGGagggagagagtgagagagttGTTTATGGTTTGGCGGAAGAGATGATGGAACCACGTGGCTGTTGCGCGCGCAAAAGAGCGGCAAAAGCACGCGTCCAAGGGCAGAGTCTGACCAGATGGCCAGGTGCTTGCTGGACCTGTTGATCCAGAATTCTTTCAGCATTATACCCTCACGAAAACAACAATCCCTTCACGCAAATTCAACACTTTTTACTTCCGACCAACACTGtcctgaatttatttattttgtttacaCCACGGAGGATGGCctaaattgaacttttttgcgattaattttatgacgcttttattgttgttctgtaaaaacaaattaaatgtaaagaaaatgtaaaaactcggcgcctccactgtttatcttttttagttttaacaattttatttaaaagtatttcatgaatttttatcgTAGTTTAAGCAGTTTCTTTTACAGAATAGAGGCTTTTGATAACACCCCGGTGGGTCTACTCTGTAATGTCTAATatgtaaattgaataaagacTGTTtaacctggcgcctccataGTGGTTGTACTTACTTCaaataagattaattttctcacctgaacaaactcttaaaaaattattcataaactTAGCAGTTATAATCCAGAAAAAATCccttaaaattcaaatgaagaaGGCAGTTCAATCGCTCACTTTTGTACTTCCTGAACGTCTTATGTAAAAGGCTTTTCTCCTCcaaaattctaagaattttgTGGTAAAGAATTTCccgataaattcttttgagaaCCTCTTCCCGGCTCATTTTCTGACCGCATTGCTGATTGGTTGGCATCAGAAATCTGTCGAGTGTCAACCAATATAATAAGTTTGTTTACCAAATATCGACGCCGAGGAGCCGCAGTCGCGTGGCAGATGCAACACCCAACCGCCAGATGTTTTCTCTCTGTGCTGCCCTCGGATGGTGGGGGGGATTCATCAAATCCAGTATATGAGTTGCTGCCGCGTGGCCCGGAAGTGGATCATTTTCCAGCTTGAAGGCCCCTTATCAATATAGGTGCCCTGATAGTGCGGGCGACCCCAAATGCCTCCTTCATACCGCAAGATCTGTCGCAGCTGCTCATACAACGCATTGCGTGATCCTTCACTTGGTGCGGTGGTGAGCTTTTTAAAACCCGCTTCACGTGGCTCCCAAagactctctttctctctgcgagatctttgcaaaagaagatccaaaagaaaagaatatccagaaaaaaaaactccaccaAAAAATCCACTTCTGCAGACAAATCGATGTTGAACGTGATGGGAATCCCAAATGATGCACAGCTTATATGGCACAAAAGGCAGGCACTTGAGGAGCGTGGGAGTTTCTAGAGTGAGACACTTCGTATTTGATGGCAAAAAGTCCTCAACTATGGGAGAAAAATGATCTCCGTTAGCAGCTGCAAAAGTCCTCAATGGGGCATTTTGAACAACATATAGACAGAGAAGATGTTCTCCCTGGATGGCTTTTTGAAGGGCCACGTGCGAGGGTCAAAATTCgacattttctcaattcatAATTCTTTTCCCTCTCATGTGTGTCTCTGTGCGATCACGATCGTTGCTCAATAAAATGGTCATAAAGTGCTCTCCATGGAAATTAACatgaatttgagaaattcttcgcGTCATCCAACAATAAAGCTAACCCAGCGGCAGCATATTTTTCAGCGCAGTTGCCACAAGAGAATTTCGGGGGTGATTCAGCCCATCATAAATGCTCTCTCACCCGTAGAAGCTGCTCTTGAGGttgtaaaatgcaaatttaaagTGCTAAGCCGTACGATGGattaatgttgtttttttcttatttttacttttattggagatgaaattaaattgtttgacTTGTGCTGGATGCCCTCCCGGGAAAAAGCATCAAGATATTCCAGAAGTTTTATTAATGTTGAAAGTACTGAAACGGTTGGAATATTGTTGGAAAAATTGCaggtattttaataaaatttttaatcgaaaatatttagaaaatataccgtaaaatggttttaatttgttcaaatcttgtttaatgattttgtataatttagaattctttCCCTTAAGCAATTATCAATGAAATTGTTAAGGAGATTGCCTAATTTCccgaataaattaaatgaaaaattattagaagATAAGAGTAAAATATAGGAGAAAACGGGTCAATTTGGAACTCTAAAACAGTTTAAAAGATagaataatacaaaaaaaaaataataatccaaagtcgaaaatttttttgattttctttgttcataaaaatttaaaaaaaaaagaagttaattttttcgCAAAAGCCGAATATGTAGATTTATTTGGAGATAAAAACTTTTAGgcgaaattttcatgaaaattggtTGAGAATTGAATATTCTAGACTATTTTTAAGCAAGActtcgtgaaaattttaaagatttgtgGACATATTTGGGTTAACAAAATCTTATATTAATTTGGTAACGATTGAAGCTTCATAAATTTATCCAGAATTGTCTTTGAagtcttttttctcttctgagTAGTTAAAtagttgatttaaaaaatgtgtttAGAGGGTCAAATTTGGCCTTCCTCCGCTACAAATATATTCTTATTGCTTCCATTAGTAgtagaattttattctaattaatttaaaatgttcttttaatgCTGCAACTTCAAAACCTCCTCCTGTTCtagtttagttttaattttcctcatgTTTCTGTTGTAATCATTTGATTTGGCATTGacaaattttaagtttatAGCACTCTTGCTGCTCTTGTCGGTGCTGTTGCTGTGAATGTTGGCAATGTTGTTAAGTGAATCATTCGTTTAAGAGcaaccacaaaaaaaactttggaaaattcatttgaagaaACTTTTGCTAAAGCAATCAAAAGTTGACGCAAATCTTTGCAATTGTGCGACATAAATTGTAGCTCTTTGAAtgcttctcttcttctttaagaaataatataatttgtgGGCGTTTGATGACTTAATGCGGGTGTTTCCCTCAATTTTTGtctatttgaaaatgaaaatgactgCATTTGCTGCGTGGTCGCTATATGGGTACGCGGGGTAGGCAAATGGGACGCCGAGGGCCAACACCTGCTTGCTTGGAACGATTAAAACATGCATCTTGTTGGGATTTTGTACCCCCAAATTTTGGAATGGGCCTCaatggtgtgtgtgtggtggagCGCAAGGTGAGACCATCACTGTGCTATAAGAAAATATCACGGTgaaaaatacatgaaaaagAAGGTAGTTTTGTATGGGAAGCAGATGTAAATTCATCGCAAAGAGAGGGCCTCGTGTGCAGGATTTCTCCTCATCGTCATGTTTGGGTGCCATCAAAACACAAgctgatgaatatttttttgagtaaTTTCTTCTGCATTTTTTATGAGGCActgaaaaagggaaaattgtaTCGCATGACTTTCCACGGTGATTGTGACACCAATGAGGGTCGCAATTGGATGTGCAAATGCGGGTTTTGATTGCACAATTACAACACAGATACAAACACACCTCAATCTCGAGGCGAAGTTCTTCTGCCACCACTCTTAATTCCCATTTGCACGCACAAAACCGAGAAATGGGTGACAGGTGGTTGACCAAATTTCTGCCGTATAGGATACCATCAGAGTGGTTGACATTCAATTAAATCCATCCTAAGAAGGGTCGTAGATATGTATGTTTTCTTGCTATATATCGCGCCGAGCAATGATGACGAGTCAATAGAGCCGTGGGCTCATAATATGGGGCAAATGTTCCGTCGTGGTCATAGAGAGATGGAGAAAAGTCGATCCCAAAATTCGGCAGGTGAAAAAGAAGGTGATGGGCAGTGTGTGAGAAAGGTATCAAGATGTTTTCTTTACGACCGGATGATCAGGTGCAATgctattacatacatacatattttaataGACATTTCTCTCACAAAATCCACCCAAAAGGTTTCCATAAATTGACTTGCAttgttatgatttttttcagcacCATCAACTGATCCCATTGAATTCGTCTCCTCCTCAAAAACATCTTCTTGACTTTTTGTCCTGTCCAAAAAGGATTCCGCATATCTCCTCATAAAATTCAACTGACCCAGACACCTCAAAAGgtggattcatttttttctttgctctttCTTCCACTTCTTGCTTTTTGCTCTAATACACGTCCAATGAGGACTCTCAAGTCCCAATAATACCTCTaaagggaaaagaaaattattgaaaaatttattatgattaataaaaaaatgctgatGCTTTATCGACCATCACTGAAATAATTCCACTTAATTGTGCcacaagaaaatacaaatttttcatgGCAAATACCATCATTGCTGATGTACGGCGTGGCTCCTTGCATGCAATGGGCTAGGTCGCCATGAGgcacaaaatttcaagaagGAACAGCTGGCGAAATTTATGTGCTCCATCGAGTCTCGATTTATTGGCAATCTTGCACattgtgttgtttttttttgccatgcCAAAAAGGACTTTGCAgaccttttcttcttcaccttaATCCTGCAGCAAATTAAATCGATATTTGTACCACAATGGGTTCCTTTCTCCTCGCGACCATGAGGAAGTGATGCGAGTAAGGGCAAACCCATATACACacccagtaaacaaattttgccaatcattgatcaattattgaggtcaatattgagtcaatataggtccgcatagatgatcaatagttgatcaatcgATTGATATACAATTATCGCTCAATAGGTAATCAATccgattgattttcaattatcgCTCAATAGGTAATCAATCCGATTGATTGTCAATTATCGTTCAATAGGTGATCAATCCGATTGATTTACAATTATCGTTCAATTTgtaatcaatctgattgattgtCAATTATCGTTCAATAGGTATTCAATCCGATTGATTGTCAAAAAATGACGAGAAGCGATTATTTCTGCGCatggatttaaattaaaaatctactttagtttgatatttaaattatcaGGCGTAAAACTCATCTAGTGTATGTTCTCAGAGTCAACcagagcccccaatcacgtgtgagcaaactttATTTTAAGCTATATAAAGGGTGGAGTATATTAGTAGAGGGATGAatagccgtttcggaggagttcatgtgccacaaacagacagacttttcagctttatatattaagatatataatattaaatacaCGTCAaaagagtttgaaaatttttcgaataGCCATATGATATACGTCAAACTGAGCTactatttttttgaaaaatttttggcattgGAGCCAacttaaaatggaatttaaaaaaaaatagcattgGAGCCggatattattttgaaaatttttacccTTGGAGccatgcaaattttcaaaaaataaaaaaaaaacaacataatcTTACTTAGCTGTTTATCATGTATCTCTCTTACATGATTTATCATTTCTGGGGAAAAAATGTCGAGATAGGGATATGCCTTTTGCGCACCACGGTATGGCAGCCGCTTTGCACATTTGGCACCCTATTTTCGAAAGCCGTTTACCATTTATACCACCATAGAGTCTTTATAATACTTCTCTAGATAAATAAAGCTACATACAAGTTGCTTTATagttaatctaaaaaaattgtgtattaTTTTTACTCTATCAACTATACACATCTTTTAGTTTATAAGCTTTTTGTATCAGTGAGGTTGACAGATGCAATATCTGAAATCAACATGAACATCAATTccaaatcaatgaaatattacGTCCTTTTGATTGCCCTCTTGATTAGCTACTAAAAGCAGTATAGTTATATACAACACCTCTTGATTAAaccatttctctctttttgcttttcttaaaaggaataattttaaagaaaaagcaaaaaaaatccccatgcTCTATGAACATGGGGATATTATTCATGCACCACCACCATTATTTGCAACCAGCtcatttgcaatatatttctCTTAATATAAATACTTATTTTTAGGCAATACTACTTAAAAGTAGCATGGCCATACACGACACCTCTTGATAAAccatttcttctctctttgctTTTCTTAAAGACACCCATCAATAGGAATGACTTTTAAGAATAAGCAAAAAATCCCCATGTTCATAGAACATGGGGATATTCATGCACCACCAAGAAATGCAACCAGCtcatttgcaatatatttctctcaaataaatacTCATTAATAGCAATAAATTGCTATACCATCTCATAGTTACTctcatttaataaatcatcgCATATTTACTCTTATTTTGTGCCATTAAAATCCATCTCTTATACTCCACTCCACATATTTCTCTTACTCACCAAATTCTCTCATTTCCACCAAATCTCTGTGAAACACAGTATCATGCATCTTTGCATTACCGAAACTCAATACATGTGTACATTGtacaactttttttgtatagtAAGACTTAGTAACTCACATCATTCTATGAGAAACCATATATCTTGCTTCAAACCTTTGCTCTAAACTGTGGTAGAAAAGGGGTATTAACCATCTTGAGATCATCATagaacatttttatatttttaattacttctAAACGACATCTTAAATcaacaaaagggtta from Lutzomyia longipalpis isolate SR_M1_2022 chromosome 1, ASM2433408v1 encodes:
- the LOC129796118 gene encoding cytochrome P450 6a22-like — encoded protein: MFWTLFGIILGCFLGGFLRLIKRLRYWNERGVPYIEANLNFTKNPVTSFVTDYVELKKKAGKFPFIGIYDYTVPMAMVTDLDFAKKVLVKDFAYFRDRVDYSNIKEDPLSGGLIFTNGEEWRMCRRKINKIFTSNNVKIFHTPMVDAAMEFHKHMAEHLDGDTDASDLIHRQTVEICGRIFFGTTFSSIQDQEEFRSLLGEIKKLTNNVLMFFFFATWFPTLCRFFKIKVANATHAKLYTNHMEKSLQQVAENVSEEITMAGLFVKNQQSGNLTFNETIGFFYTFYGAQFDFIKNTLIYVMYELALNQEIQNRAREVISEKLDKFDGEWSFDACLEMNYIDQIIYETLRKYPILHILTRICRQDYAVEGTSFTIEKGTRMVIPVYKIHHDPEIYPDPEKFIPERFTKDAIEARHSCAWLPFGDGPRVCIGKRFAIMQIRNQLMSFISTYRFCISPKMKEPLQFEKFGLHLPTNTMWLTFERI